A single window of Usitatibacter rugosus DNA harbors:
- a CDS encoding DUF2069 domain-containing protein translates to MKARTAYLAACFTLVSLIFLCVAWELWLAPLRPGGSWLVLKVLPLLFPLFGILNGKRYTYQWSSLLVWLYVAEGVVRAWSDPVPAMRTLAAIEIALSLAFFAAIVAYLRASRTS, encoded by the coding sequence GTGAAGGCGCGCACGGCGTACCTCGCCGCCTGCTTCACGCTGGTCTCGCTGATCTTCCTGTGCGTCGCCTGGGAGCTGTGGCTGGCGCCTCTTCGTCCCGGCGGATCGTGGCTCGTGCTGAAGGTGCTGCCGCTGCTCTTCCCGCTCTTCGGCATCCTGAACGGCAAGCGCTACACCTACCAGTGGAGCTCGCTGCTGGTGTGGCTCTATGTCGCCGAGGGCGTGGTGCGCGCGTGGAGCGATCCCGTGCCGGCCATGAGGACGCTGGCCGCGATCGAGATCGCGCTCTCGCTCGCCTTCTTCGCGGCGATCGTCGCCTACTTGCGGGCGTCCAGGACGTCCTGA
- the secD gene encoding protein translocase subunit SecD, whose amino-acid sequence MNRYPAWKYVLIGIALLVGIIYTAPNFYGVVPAVAVSGVRAANKVDEPMKATLDAALKAANVPVLSSELDANGSAHYRFADTDRQIQGRDAIVAKLGQGFVAALNLESNSPPWLHALGAKPMYLGLDLRGGVHFLLQVDMKKAADKSIERYMGDIRTTLRDKKIYYSGLTRESDRITVRFREREQKAAALKLVTDTLVELNVRETESADESQLILTIKPEIVKRDQELALQQNIQTLRNRVNELGVAEPIVQQQGPDRILVQLAGVQDPARAEEILGRTATLEVRMVSEENAAGPGQDAFYAYKDQPAPFATDKFFDQDGQPVLVRKIVVMTGDRIKDAQPGFDEHGRSAVNIKTDETGGRILRQTTRENVKKRMAMLLVEKNKTVVLTWPVIQEEFGSSFRVTGMPDTTEAKNLALLLRAGALAAPMEIIEKSTVGPSLGADNIEKGYHAVLYGFIAIGVFMILYYALFGVVSVAALAANLLFLVGLLSMLQFTLTLPGIAAIALTLGMAIDANVLINERVREEVRSGMTPQMAIQAGYERAFDTILDSNITTLIAGLALLAFGSGPVRGFAVVHCLGILTSIFSAVMVSRGLVNIIYGGRKKVTRLSIGNTTWDKEEDKKNDEDRKKKVAV is encoded by the coding sequence GTGAACCGTTATCCCGCCTGGAAATACGTCCTCATCGGGATCGCGCTGCTGGTCGGCATCATCTACACGGCGCCCAACTTCTACGGGGTCGTGCCCGCGGTCGCCGTCTCGGGCGTGCGCGCCGCGAACAAGGTCGACGAGCCGATGAAGGCCACGCTCGACGCGGCCCTCAAGGCGGCCAACGTCCCGGTGCTGAGCTCCGAGCTCGACGCCAACGGCTCCGCCCACTATCGCTTCGCCGACACCGACCGCCAGATCCAGGGCCGCGACGCGATCGTCGCCAAGCTGGGCCAGGGCTTCGTGGCCGCGCTGAACCTCGAATCCAATTCCCCGCCGTGGCTGCACGCGCTGGGCGCCAAGCCGATGTACCTCGGCCTCGACCTTCGGGGGGGCGTGCACTTCCTCCTCCAGGTGGACATGAAGAAAGCCGCCGACAAGTCCATCGAGCGCTACATGGGCGACATCCGCACGACGCTGCGGGACAAGAAGATCTACTACTCGGGCCTCACGCGCGAGAGCGACCGCATCACCGTGCGCTTCCGCGAGCGCGAGCAGAAAGCGGCAGCCCTCAAGCTCGTCACCGATACGCTGGTCGAGCTGAACGTGCGCGAGACCGAATCGGCCGACGAGTCGCAGCTGATCCTCACGATCAAGCCGGAGATCGTGAAGCGCGACCAGGAGCTGGCGCTGCAGCAGAACATCCAGACGCTCCGCAACCGCGTGAACGAGCTCGGCGTGGCCGAACCGATCGTGCAGCAGCAGGGTCCCGACCGCATCCTGGTGCAGCTGGCCGGCGTGCAGGACCCGGCTCGCGCCGAGGAGATCCTCGGCCGCACGGCGACCCTCGAAGTCCGCATGGTCTCGGAAGAGAACGCCGCCGGCCCCGGCCAGGACGCGTTCTACGCCTACAAGGATCAACCCGCGCCCTTCGCGACCGACAAGTTCTTCGACCAGGACGGCCAACCCGTGCTGGTGCGCAAGATCGTGGTGATGACGGGCGACCGCATCAAGGACGCGCAGCCCGGCTTCGACGAGCACGGCCGCTCCGCGGTCAACATCAAGACCGACGAAACGGGCGGGCGCATCCTGCGCCAGACCACGCGCGAGAACGTGAAGAAGCGCATGGCCATGCTCCTGGTCGAGAAGAACAAGACCGTGGTGCTCACGTGGCCCGTGATCCAGGAGGAATTCGGCTCGAGCTTCCGCGTGACCGGCATGCCGGACACCACGGAGGCGAAGAACCTCGCGCTGCTGCTGCGCGCGGGTGCGCTTGCGGCGCCGATGGAGATCATCGAGAAGAGCACGGTCGGCCCGAGCCTGGGCGCCGACAACATCGAGAAGGGTTATCACGCCGTGCTGTACGGCTTCATCGCCATCGGCGTGTTCATGATCCTCTACTACGCGCTCTTCGGCGTCGTGTCCGTGGCGGCCCTCGCGGCCAACCTGTTGTTCCTGGTCGGCCTGCTGTCGATGCTCCAGTTCACGCTCACGCTGCCCGGCATCGCCGCCATCGCGTTGACGCTCGGCATGGCGATCGACGCCAACGTGCTGATCAACGAACGCGTGCGCGAGGAAGTGCGTTCCGGCATGACGCCGCAGATGGCGATCCAGGCCGGCTACGAACGCGCGTTCGACACCATCCTGGACTCGAACATCACGACGCTCATCGCGGGCCTGGCACTGCTCGCCTTCGGTTCCGGCCCGGTACGCGGTTTCGCGGTCGTGCACTGCCTGGGCATCCTGACCTCGATCTTCAGCGCGGTGATGGTCTCGCGCGGGCTGGTCAACATCATCTACGGCGGGCGCAAGAAGGTGACCCGGCTGTCGATCGGCAACACGACCTGGGACAAGGAAGAAGACAAGAAGAACGACGAAGACCGGAAGAAGAAGGTCGCGGTCTAG
- the wrbA gene encoding NAD(P)H:quinone oxidoreductase — MADILVLYYSASGSVKALAQSVARGIDSVESMHARVRTVPKVAPVTEVAAPAVPPEGAPYVERRDLVECAGIALGSPTRFGNMAAPMKHFIDGLGAEWAAGTLVGKPAAVFSSTATMHGGQETTLVTMMVPLLHHGMLIVGIPYTEGELNSTRSGGTPYGATHVSGSANDRPVTDEESKLAFALGRRLATVAKKLSA, encoded by the coding sequence ATGGCAGACATCCTCGTCCTCTACTACAGCGCATCGGGCTCCGTGAAGGCGCTCGCCCAATCCGTCGCGCGCGGCATCGACAGCGTGGAAAGCATGCACGCGCGCGTCCGCACGGTGCCGAAGGTGGCGCCGGTGACGGAAGTCGCTGCTCCTGCCGTTCCGCCGGAAGGCGCGCCCTACGTCGAGCGCCGCGATCTCGTCGAATGCGCGGGCATCGCTCTTGGCTCGCCGACACGCTTCGGCAACATGGCCGCGCCGATGAAGCACTTCATCGACGGCCTCGGCGCCGAGTGGGCCGCCGGCACGCTGGTGGGGAAGCCCGCCGCGGTCTTTTCCTCCACGGCGACGATGCACGGCGGGCAGGAAACGACGCTGGTCACGATGATGGTCCCGCTGCTGCACCACGGGATGCTCATCGTCGGCATTCCGTACACGGAGGGCGAGCTGAACAGCACGCGCTCGGGCGGCACGCCGTACGGAGCGACGCACGTGTCGGGCAGCGCCAACGACCGGCCCGTCACCGACGAGGAATCGAAGCTCGCCTTCGCCCTGGGACGCCGGCTCGCGACGGTGGCGAAGAAGCTCTCGGCGTGA
- a CDS encoding glutathione S-transferase family protein has translation MALTFYHGQGSPYSWRVWLALEHLKVPYELKVLSFQAKDQMKPEFVALNPRHQVPTISDDGFNLWESIPILEYLDERYGVEGPARLYPGTEVERARTRRIVKEIEGYLRGEGVGVMAEQLFFSGEGVQPDMAVVSKARDTIAAELRGLERELKGPFFGGETPCAVDFVLAPELGYVNRIQFRKPESNVGTAVPESILAWHKRIQALPFYDKTYPPHWK, from the coding sequence ATGGCACTCACGTTCTATCACGGTCAAGGCTCCCCCTATTCCTGGCGCGTGTGGCTCGCGCTCGAGCACCTGAAGGTCCCGTACGAGCTGAAGGTCCTGTCCTTCCAGGCGAAGGACCAAATGAAGCCCGAGTTCGTCGCGCTGAACCCGCGCCACCAGGTGCCGACGATCAGCGACGACGGGTTCAACCTCTGGGAGTCGATCCCCATCCTCGAGTACCTGGACGAGCGCTACGGCGTCGAAGGCCCGGCGCGCCTGTATCCGGGAACCGAGGTGGAACGCGCGCGCACGCGCCGGATCGTGAAGGAGATCGAGGGCTACCTGCGCGGCGAAGGCGTCGGCGTGATGGCCGAGCAGCTCTTCTTCAGTGGCGAAGGCGTGCAGCCCGACATGGCGGTCGTCTCGAAAGCGCGCGATACGATCGCCGCGGAGCTGCGCGGCCTCGAGCGGGAGCTGAAGGGTCCCTTTTTCGGCGGCGAAACGCCGTGCGCGGTCGATTTTGTGCTCGCCCCGGAGCTGGGCTACGTGAACCGCATCCAGTTCCGCAAACCCGAATCGAACGTGGGCACGGCAGTTCCGGAGTCGATCCTGGCCTGGCACAAGCGCATCCAGGCGCTGCCGTTCTACGACAAGACCTACCCGCCGCACTGGAAATGA
- a CDS encoding YihY family inner membrane protein, with product MLRKLLDVFGFLRFVLRRWTEDRCPQIAASLTYTTLLALVPVFAIGVAMLSSLPFFEQIMVRLKVFLLLNLVPELAGKIIVEYMEPFARNAARVTGISFGALFVMGVGMMWAVDRSLNTIWRVRRNRPWPISILAYVALLAIGPILVGISVTVTTYLLTLSAGVTDVPKDFRPYLLKVAPIAVSSFAFFLAYQIVPHRRVPWTHALAGGFVAALLFEAMKEIFAYYVAKVPTYSLVYGTFATIPLFLIWVYFSWLVILFGAEITVSIGYLHGALWKRVSSPGARFRDVVELGRLLVHAKGQAVEFQDLQKAAAIPSDQLEDALHHLVDAGVVKQEGKHGFLLARRPEEISLGDLYRAVIAPGARLEPEEWVGYEGEIGDVIDQFQALLNRPLAALRDSMPPEDAASGR from the coding sequence ATGCTGCGAAAACTCCTCGACGTCTTCGGCTTCCTGCGTTTCGTGCTGCGGCGCTGGACCGAGGACCGCTGCCCGCAGATCGCCGCGAGCCTCACCTATACCACGCTGCTGGCGCTGGTACCCGTCTTCGCCATCGGCGTCGCGATGCTCTCCTCGTTGCCGTTCTTCGAGCAGATCATGGTGCGGCTGAAGGTCTTCCTGCTGCTGAACCTGGTGCCGGAGCTGGCCGGGAAGATCATCGTCGAATACATGGAGCCATTCGCGCGCAACGCCGCCCGGGTGACGGGCATCAGCTTCGGCGCGCTCTTCGTGATGGGCGTCGGGATGATGTGGGCCGTGGACCGCTCGCTGAACACGATCTGGCGCGTGCGCCGCAACCGCCCCTGGCCGATCTCGATCCTCGCGTACGTGGCGCTGCTCGCGATCGGGCCCATCCTCGTGGGCATCAGCGTCACGGTGACCACGTACCTGCTCACGCTCTCCGCCGGCGTCACGGACGTGCCCAAGGATTTCCGCCCCTATCTCCTCAAGGTGGCGCCCATCGCGGTGAGCTCGTTCGCGTTCTTCCTCGCCTACCAGATCGTGCCGCACCGGCGAGTGCCGTGGACGCATGCGCTCGCCGGCGGCTTCGTCGCGGCGCTGCTCTTCGAGGCGATGAAGGAGATCTTCGCGTACTACGTCGCGAAGGTGCCGACGTACAGCCTGGTCTACGGCACGTTCGCCACGATTCCGCTGTTCCTGATCTGGGTGTACTTCTCGTGGCTCGTGATCCTCTTCGGCGCCGAGATCACGGTGTCGATCGGCTACCTGCACGGGGCGCTGTGGAAACGCGTGTCCTCGCCGGGCGCGCGCTTTCGCGACGTGGTGGAGCTGGGCCGCCTGCTGGTGCACGCCAAGGGCCAGGCCGTCGAGTTCCAGGACCTGCAGAAGGCCGCCGCGATCCCGTCGGACCAGCTGGAGGACGCGCTTCACCACCTCGTCGACGCGGGCGTCGTGAAGCAGGAAGGCAAGCACGGGTTCCTGCTGGCGCGCCGGCCCGAGGAGATCTCGCTGGGTGACCTGTATCGCGCCGTCATCGCGCCCGGCGCGCGCCTGGAGCCCGAGGAATGGGTGGGCTACGAGGGCGAGATCGGCGACGTCATCGACCAGTTCCAGGCGCTGCTGAACCGCCCGCTCGCGGCGCTGCGCGACAGCATGCCCCCGGAGGACGCCGCCTCAGGACGGTGA
- a CDS encoding DUF2721 domain-containing protein translates to MLDSHVFDITRLIQLAVAPVFLLTAVGTIINAVINRLGRAVDRRRQLEDLVMAYEGDERDKILAELEIIALRIRLSLGSIASAVFSALLVCLLIAFTFIGAFITFDLSKVVAGLFILAMVSLTMCLLMFLREVTVAAKSGRHVVTLQDVLDARK, encoded by the coding sequence ATGCTCGATTCGCACGTCTTCGACATCACCCGCCTGATCCAGCTCGCGGTGGCGCCCGTGTTCCTGCTCACTGCCGTGGGCACGATCATCAACGCCGTCATCAACCGCCTGGGGCGCGCGGTGGACCGCCGCCGCCAGCTCGAGGACCTGGTGATGGCCTACGAGGGCGACGAGCGCGACAAGATCCTCGCCGAGCTGGAGATCATCGCGCTGCGCATCCGCCTTTCGCTGGGATCGATCGCTTCGGCCGTGTTCTCGGCGCTGCTCGTGTGCCTGCTGATCGCCTTCACGTTCATCGGCGCGTTCATCACCTTCGACCTCTCGAAGGTCGTGGCCGGGCTCTTCATCCTCGCGATGGTGAGCCTCACGATGTGCCTGCTGATGTTCCTGCGCGAAGTGACCGTCGCCGCGAAGAGCGGCCGCCACGTGGTGACGCTTCAGGACGTCCTGGACGCCCGCAAGTAG
- the secF gene encoding protein translocase subunit SecF has product MEFFRIRRTIPFMRHAKVFNIISLITFLLAVFFLATRGLHFSIEFLGGTVMEVQYKQDAEPEKIRNSLAKQGLTDVSVQTFGTSRDVLIRLPLKAPTDGTTQNDAMKALSEKVMTGLHGDDASAQLKRVEFVGGQVGKELATDGGLALLFVCIGIMVYLAFRFEWRFAVATIIANLHDVVIILGFFSFFQWEFSLPVLAAILAILGYSVNESVVVFDRVRENFKKLRKASVDEVMDASITGTISRTIITHGCTQMMVLSIFFFGGASLHNFALALTIGICFGIYSSVLVAAPLAKYLGASREDFVKPEKKAQLADMP; this is encoded by the coding sequence ATGGAATTCTTCAGGATTCGCCGCACCATCCCCTTCATGCGCCATGCGAAGGTGTTCAACATCATCTCGTTGATCACCTTCCTGCTCGCGGTCTTCTTCCTCGCCACGCGCGGGCTGCACTTCTCGATCGAGTTCCTGGGCGGAACGGTGATGGAGGTGCAGTACAAGCAGGACGCGGAGCCGGAGAAGATCCGCAACTCGCTCGCGAAGCAGGGCCTCACCGACGTCTCGGTGCAGACCTTCGGGACCTCGCGCGACGTGCTGATCCGCCTGCCGCTCAAGGCCCCGACCGACGGGACCACCCAGAACGACGCGATGAAGGCCCTCTCCGAGAAGGTGATGACCGGCCTGCACGGCGACGACGCATCCGCGCAGCTGAAGCGCGTGGAGTTCGTCGGCGGCCAGGTGGGCAAGGAGCTCGCCACGGACGGGGGCCTGGCGCTGCTCTTCGTTTGTATCGGGATCATGGTCTACCTCGCCTTCCGCTTCGAGTGGCGCTTCGCGGTGGCGACGATCATCGCGAACCTGCACGACGTCGTGATCATCCTGGGCTTCTTCTCGTTCTTCCAGTGGGAGTTCTCGCTGCCCGTGCTGGCGGCGATCCTCGCCATCCTCGGTTACTCGGTGAACGAGTCGGTCGTGGTGTTCGACCGGGTTCGCGAGAACTTCAAGAAGCTGCGCAAGGCGAGCGTGGACGAGGTGATGGACGCCTCGATCACGGGGACCATCTCGCGCACGATCATCACCCACGGGTGCACGCAGATGATGGTGCTGTCGATCTTCTTCTTCGGCGGTGCGAGCCTGCACAACTTCGCGCTCGCGCTCACGATCGGCATCTGCTTCGGTATCTATTCCTCGGTGCTGGTCGCCGCGCCGCTCGCGAAGTACCTCGGCGCCTCGCGCGAGGATTTCGTGAAGCCGGAGAAGAAGGCCCAGCTCGCCGACATGCCCTGA
- a CDS encoding TlpA family protein disulfide reductase: MLALACFDARAWTVTDTAGAKHDLASYKGRWVVVNFWATWCAPCVKEIPDIAEFRRAHPEVVVLGIAMDVEDGVEKTKQFAKKVGHEYPLVLEDETIEKQFGKVKGLPVTMVFDPTGKKIYDRLGTVSKRFLEDTTKRPKA, translated from the coding sequence GTGCTCGCCCTGGCGTGCTTCGACGCCCGTGCGTGGACGGTGACGGACACTGCCGGCGCCAAGCACGACCTCGCGAGCTACAAGGGCCGCTGGGTCGTCGTGAACTTCTGGGCAACGTGGTGCGCGCCTTGCGTGAAGGAGATCCCCGACATCGCGGAGTTCCGCCGCGCGCATCCGGAGGTCGTCGTGCTCGGCATCGCGATGGACGTGGAAGACGGCGTCGAAAAGACCAAGCAGTTCGCGAAGAAGGTCGGGCACGAATATCCGCTGGTGCTCGAGGACGAGACCATCGAGAAGCAATTCGGGAAAGTGAAGGGGCTGCCGGTGACGATGGTGTTCGACCCCACCGGCAAGAAGATCTACGACCGCCTGGGCACGGTCTCGAAGCGCTTCCTCGAAGACACCACGAAGCGGCCGAAGGCCTAG
- a CDS encoding GNAT family N-acetyltransferase, giving the protein MSWPGARLFPIGVTLETERLRLRILEERDLDPLATMYADPETMRYLGEGKVVSRADTWRAISGGLGHWLLRGYGMWAVETREAGEFVGRVGFIDPEGWPGFELGYMIGRPYWGRGYAIESARAAYAYAKDVLHRDRVISLIRPGNAPSVRVAEKLGFVRDGMVELLGQPAMVYANKTTS; this is encoded by the coding sequence GTGAGCTGGCCGGGCGCCCGCCTGTTTCCGATCGGGGTCACGCTCGAGACGGAACGCCTGCGCCTGCGCATCCTCGAGGAGCGCGATCTCGATCCGCTCGCGACGATGTACGCCGACCCCGAGACGATGCGTTACCTCGGCGAAGGCAAGGTCGTGAGCCGCGCCGACACATGGCGGGCCATCTCGGGCGGGCTCGGCCACTGGCTGCTCCGCGGCTATGGCATGTGGGCGGTGGAGACGCGCGAGGCCGGCGAGTTCGTCGGGCGCGTGGGCTTCATCGACCCCGAAGGCTGGCCGGGATTCGAGCTGGGCTACATGATCGGACGCCCGTACTGGGGCCGGGGCTACGCGATCGAGTCCGCGCGCGCGGCGTACGCCTATGCGAAGGACGTGCTCCATCGCGACCGCGTGATCAGCCTCATCCGCCCGGGCAATGCGCCCTCGGTGCGCGTCGCGGAGAAGCTGGGCTTCGTCCGCGACGGCATGGTCGAGCTCCTCGGCCAGCCCGCGATGGTCTATGCCAACAAGACAACCTCCTAG
- the yajC gene encoding preprotein translocase subunit YajC, whose protein sequence is MIGTAYAQAAGAPGGSDTLMGMLPIILMFVILYFLMIRPQMKKAKEHKTMIDALQKGDEVVAVGFLGKISKVGTNYVSVEIAPNVEVQVERGGISRLLPKGTIKDAQ, encoded by the coding sequence ATGATCGGTACCGCTTACGCCCAGGCCGCGGGTGCACCCGGAGGGAGTGACACGCTGATGGGGATGCTCCCCATCATCCTGATGTTCGTGATCCTCTACTTCCTCATGATCCGCCCGCAGATGAAGAAGGCGAAGGAGCACAAGACGATGATCGACGCCCTGCAGAAGGGTGACGAAGTCGTCGCGGTGGGCTTCCTCGGCAAGATCAGCAAGGTCGGCACCAACTACGTGTCGGTGGAGATCGCCCCGAACGTCGAAGTCCAGGTGGAGCGCGGCGGCATCAGCCGCCTGCTGCCGAAGGGCACCATCAAGGACGCGCAGTGA
- a CDS encoding DedA family protein: MELIASFIDLVLHLEVHLAELVRQHGPWIYAILFAIIFAETGLVVTPILPGDSLLFVAGTLAATGAMDVHLLVVLLIVAAILGNSTNYAVGRWLGKTFFRDRGSRWLNPEYLERTHAFYEKHGGMAVVISRFVPIIRTYVPFVAGLGAMTPGRFTLYNIGGAVAWIASLTYAGYFFGNIPWVKKNLSFIIIGIVLVSVVPVVVAAIRARRER, from the coding sequence ATGGAACTGATCGCCTCCTTCATCGACCTCGTGCTGCACCTCGAGGTCCACCTGGCGGAGCTCGTCCGCCAGCACGGCCCCTGGATCTACGCGATCCTCTTCGCCATCATCTTCGCGGAGACGGGCCTGGTGGTGACCCCCATCCTCCCCGGCGACTCGCTGCTCTTCGTGGCGGGCACGCTCGCCGCCACCGGCGCCATGGACGTCCACCTGCTGGTGGTGCTGCTCATCGTGGCGGCGATCCTCGGCAACTCCACCAACTACGCGGTCGGCCGCTGGCTCGGGAAGACCTTCTTCCGCGACCGCGGCTCGCGCTGGCTCAATCCCGAGTATCTCGAGCGCACCCACGCCTTCTACGAGAAGCACGGCGGCATGGCGGTCGTGATCTCGCGCTTCGTCCCGATCATCCGCACCTACGTGCCGTTCGTGGCGGGCCTGGGCGCGATGACGCCCGGGCGCTTCACCCTGTACAACATCGGCGGGGCCGTCGCGTGGATCGCCTCGCTCACCTACGCGGGCTACTTCTTCGGCAACATCCCGTGGGTGAAGAAGAACCTCTCGTTCATCATCATCGGGATCGTCCTCGTGAGCGTCGTCCCGGTCGTCGTCGCGGCGATCCGCGCACGGCGCGAGCGCTAG
- a CDS encoding transglycosylase SLT domain-containing protein, protein MPTRQPPSLAARRSALAALAALPASLLLPYGASAGDQKYEVLSASVRATLAGAVRDRSTFDWNDLDLRAWVRVMTPRVRPYFKDEENARNFLALVSYEAKRSGLDPHMVLAVIEVESRFRKYAVSKAGARGYMQVMPFWVKELGEGSQSLFPERVNLRYGCVILRHYLDREKGNMGNALARYNGSLGRDEYPGKVFAAFRSRWALG, encoded by the coding sequence ATGCCAACAAGACAACCTCCTAGCCTTGCCGCGCGGCGCTCGGCGCTCGCGGCCCTCGCCGCGCTGCCCGCGTCGCTCCTCCTTCCGTACGGCGCCTCCGCCGGCGACCAGAAATACGAAGTGCTCTCGGCCTCGGTGCGCGCGACACTTGCCGGCGCCGTGCGCGACCGCAGCACCTTCGACTGGAACGACCTCGATTTGCGCGCGTGGGTGCGCGTGATGACCCCGCGCGTACGTCCCTACTTCAAGGACGAGGAGAACGCGCGCAACTTCCTCGCGCTGGTGAGCTACGAGGCGAAGCGCTCGGGCCTCGATCCGCACATGGTGCTCGCGGTGATCGAAGTCGAGAGCCGGTTCCGCAAGTACGCCGTGTCGAAGGCCGGGGCCCGCGGCTACATGCAGGTGATGCCGTTCTGGGTGAAGGAGCTGGGCGAAGGCAGCCAGAGCCTGTTCCCCGAGCGCGTGAACCTGCGCTACGGCTGCGTGATCCTGCGGCACTACCTGGATCGCGAGAAGGGCAACATGGGCAACGCGCTCGCGCGCTACAACGGTTCGCTCGGCCGCGACGAGTATCCCGGGAAGGTGTTCGCCGCCTTCCGGTCGCGCTGGGCGCTGGGCTAG
- the tgt gene encoding tRNA guanosine(34) transglycosylase Tgt: MKFAVHATDGASRRGTLTLAHGEVRTPAFMPVGTYGTVKAMSPAELVELGADIVLGNTFHLWLRPGIEVIRAHGGLHRFMGWTKPILTDSGGFQVFSLGALRKISEEGVAFQSPVNGDKLFLTPETSMEIQRALNSDIVMVFDECTPYPATRDEAAISMNLSLRWAQRSKRAHEGSTNALFGIVQGGMHEDLRDESLGAISTLGFDGYAIGGVSVGEPKEDMERIVAHTAPRLPADRPRYLMGVGTPEDLVGAVSAGVDMFDCVMPTRNARNGWLFTRHGDVKIKNARYKDDTGPLDPTCACYTCRNFSRSYLHHLHRTNEILGARLNTLHNLFYYQVLMDEMRGAIEKRELGAWKAEFRLQRAKILG; this comes from the coding sequence ATGAAGTTCGCGGTCCACGCCACCGACGGCGCTTCGCGGCGCGGCACGCTCACGCTCGCGCACGGCGAGGTGCGCACGCCCGCCTTCATGCCCGTCGGCACCTACGGCACCGTGAAGGCGATGAGTCCCGCGGAGCTCGTGGAGCTCGGTGCGGACATCGTGCTGGGCAACACCTTCCACCTGTGGCTGCGGCCGGGCATCGAGGTGATTCGCGCGCACGGCGGCCTGCACCGCTTCATGGGGTGGACGAAACCGATCCTCACCGACTCGGGCGGTTTCCAGGTGTTCAGCCTCGGAGCGCTGCGCAAGATCAGCGAGGAGGGGGTGGCCTTCCAGTCGCCGGTGAACGGCGACAAGCTCTTCCTCACGCCCGAGACGTCGATGGAGATCCAGCGCGCGTTGAACTCCGACATCGTGATGGTGTTCGACGAGTGCACGCCCTATCCCGCCACGCGCGACGAGGCGGCGATCTCGATGAACCTGTCGCTGCGCTGGGCGCAGCGCTCGAAGCGGGCGCACGAGGGCAGCACGAATGCGCTCTTCGGCATCGTGCAGGGCGGCATGCACGAGGACCTGCGTGACGAATCGCTGGGCGCGATCTCGACGCTCGGCTTCGACGGCTACGCCATCGGAGGCGTCTCCGTGGGCGAGCCCAAGGAGGACATGGAGCGCATCGTCGCGCACACGGCTCCGCGCCTGCCCGCCGATCGTCCGCGCTACCTGATGGGCGTTGGGACGCCCGAAGACCTCGTCGGCGCCGTAAGCGCGGGCGTGGACATGTTCGATTGCGTGATGCCCACCCGCAACGCGCGCAACGGCTGGCTCTTCACCCGCCATGGCGACGTGAAGATCAAGAACGCCCGCTACAAGGACGACACCGGCCCGCTCGACCCGACCTGTGCCTGCTACACCTGCCGCAACTTCTCGCGCTCGTACCTGCATCACCTCCATCGCACGAACGAGATTCTCGGTGCCCGGCTGAACACCCTGCACAACCTCTTCTACTACCAGGTGCTCATGGACGAGATGCGGGGGGCCATAGAGAAACGGGAACTGGGGGCTTGGAAAGCCGAATTCCGGCTCCAACGTGCTAAAATATTGGGCTAA